One window of Gloeothece citriformis PCC 7424 genomic DNA carries:
- a CDS encoding DUF928 domain-containing protein gives MFNFIESSKLLTITHLALFLTISAFALPEEVSAKSKEDNSNANEGLPVRRVSGGTRGPCFQAQTPDTTSRICLPLIALMPEGPVLTSTQTPTLLFYIPTISNPQKVQVEFVLRDHQDQLVYETTFPVSGQGGIVSFKIPTTESFKGLESNQYYHWYLSIIYDPLKRDQDQLVEGWLSYRPLEPAIASQLAQATPLEKVQLYQKHNLWHEAFYTLAQLKQNHPEDGVISEKWRELLESITLDMIASEPLLKSTTFPFYSLTYNSSPLMSSPQFYSALKF, from the coding sequence ATGTTTAACTTCATCGAGTCTTCTAAACTTTTGACAATAACTCATTTAGCCTTGTTTTTAACTATTTCTGCCTTTGCCCTTCCAGAGGAAGTCTCGGCGAAAAGCAAGGAGGATAATTCTAATGCTAACGAAGGCTTACCCGTTCGACGAGTATCAGGGGGAACAAGAGGGCCTTGTTTTCAAGCTCAGACTCCTGACACAACTTCGAGGATTTGTTTGCCTTTAATTGCTTTAATGCCTGAAGGCCCAGTCCTAACCTCGACTCAGACTCCTACCTTATTGTTTTATATTCCGACCATCAGCAATCCTCAAAAGGTACAAGTAGAATTTGTCCTACGGGATCACCAAGACCAATTAGTTTATGAAACCACTTTTCCGGTCAGTGGACAAGGAGGAATCGTCAGCTTTAAGATTCCTACGACAGAAAGCTTTAAGGGGCTTGAAAGCAATCAATATTATCATTGGTATCTCTCTATTATTTACGATCCTCTCAAACGGGATCAGGATCAGTTAGTCGAAGGTTGGCTCTCCTATCGTCCTCTTGAACCTGCCATTGCTTCCCAATTAGCCCAAGCGACTCCTTTAGAAAAGGTACAGCTATATCAAAAACATAATCTATGGCATGAAGCCTTTTATACGTTAGCCCAATTAAAACAAAATCATCCAGAAGATGGAGTAATCTCCGAAAAGTGGAGAGAACTTTTAGAATCCATCACTCTAGATATGATTGCTTCTGAACCCTTGCTTAAGAGTACAACCTTTCCTTTTTATTCTCTGACTTACAATTCATCTCCTTTAATGAGTTCCCCTCAATTTTATAGCGCGTTAAAATTTTAA
- a CDS encoding ATP-dependent Clp protease ATP-binding subunit → MFERFTEKAIKVIMLAQEEARRLGHNFVGTEQILLGLIGEGTGVAAKVLKSMGVNLKDARIEVEKIIGRGSGFVAVEIPFTPRAKRVLELSLEEARQLGHNYIGTEHLLLGLIREGEGVAARVLENLGVDLSKVRTQVIRMLGETAEVAAGGPTTGRNKTPTLDEFGSNLTQMAAEGKLDPVVGRQKEIERVIQILGRRTKNNPVLIGEPGVGKTAIAEGLAQRIANKDVPDILEEKRVVTLDIGLLVAGTKYRGEFEERLKKIMDEIRQAGNVILVIDEVHTLIGAGAAEGAIDAANILKPALARGELQCIGATTLDEYRKHIERDAALERRFQPVMVGEPTVDETIEILYGLRERYEQHHKLKILDEALEAAAKLSDRYISDRYLPDKAIDLIDEAGSRVRLITSQLPPAAKELDKELRQILKQKDDAVRAQDFDRAGELRDREMEIKSEIRAIASAKKNEGEGDEPHVDAEEIANIVASWTGIPVNKLTETESEKLLHMEDTLHQRLIGQEDAVKAVSRAIRRARVGLKNPNRPIASFVFSGPTGVGKTELTKALAAYFFGSEDAMIRLDMSEFMERHTVSKLIGSPPGYVGYNEGGQLTEAVRRRPYTVVLFDEIEKAHPDVFNILLQILEDGRLTDAKGRTVDFKNTLLIMTSNIGSKVIEKGGGGLGFEFETDQAEAQYNRIRSLVNEELKQYFRPEFLNRLDEIIVFRQLNRDEVTDIADILLKEVFGRLTEKGITLEVTQKFKDRLVEEGYNPAYGARPLRRAIMRLLEDVLAEEILSGRVKEGDTAVADIDEEGKVKILPGERRELLTQASE, encoded by the coding sequence ATGTTTGAACGCTTCACAGAAAAAGCCATAAAGGTAATCATGCTAGCCCAAGAGGAAGCCCGTCGTCTAGGACATAACTTTGTCGGGACGGAACAAATTCTTCTAGGGTTAATTGGCGAGGGAACAGGAGTCGCTGCCAAAGTGTTGAAGTCAATGGGGGTTAATCTCAAAGATGCCCGCATTGAAGTCGAAAAAATCATTGGCCGCGGTTCGGGTTTTGTGGCGGTGGAAATTCCGTTCACCCCCAGAGCTAAACGAGTTCTAGAACTCTCCCTCGAAGAAGCTCGTCAATTAGGCCACAATTACATCGGCACGGAACACCTCCTTTTGGGGTTAATCCGAGAAGGTGAAGGGGTGGCGGCACGAGTTTTAGAAAATTTGGGAGTAGATCTCTCTAAAGTTCGCACTCAAGTCATCCGGATGTTAGGGGAAACCGCCGAAGTGGCCGCGGGTGGACCCACTACGGGACGCAATAAAACTCCGACTCTCGATGAGTTTGGCTCGAATTTGACCCAGATGGCCGCAGAAGGGAAATTAGACCCGGTGGTCGGTCGTCAGAAAGAGATTGAACGGGTGATTCAAATTCTCGGTCGTCGTACCAAGAATAACCCGGTTCTGATTGGAGAGCCTGGAGTTGGTAAAACCGCGATCGCAGAAGGGTTAGCCCAACGGATTGCTAATAAGGATGTGCCCGATATTCTCGAAGAAAAACGGGTCGTGACTCTCGATATTGGGTTACTGGTGGCAGGAACGAAGTATCGGGGGGAATTTGAGGAACGCCTCAAGAAAATTATGGATGAAATTCGTCAAGCCGGAAATGTGATCCTGGTGATTGATGAGGTTCATACCTTAATTGGTGCAGGGGCCGCTGAAGGGGCGATCGATGCTGCTAATATCCTCAAACCCGCGTTAGCTAGAGGAGAATTACAATGTATCGGCGCGACGACTTTAGATGAGTACCGCAAGCACATTGAACGGGATGCTGCTCTAGAACGTCGTTTTCAACCGGTAATGGTAGGTGAACCGACGGTAGACGAAACCATTGAGATTCTCTATGGGTTACGGGAGCGCTATGAGCAACACCATAAGCTGAAGATCCTCGATGAGGCACTCGAAGCGGCGGCGAAACTCTCTGATAGATATATTTCTGACCGTTATTTGCCCGATAAGGCCATTGATTTGATTGATGAGGCCGGGTCAAGAGTCCGCTTGATTACCTCCCAGTTACCGCCGGCGGCCAAGGAACTCGACAAGGAGTTACGCCAAATCCTTAAACAAAAAGATGATGCGGTTCGCGCTCAAGATTTTGACCGGGCGGGAGAACTGCGCGATCGGGAAATGGAAATTAAGTCGGAAATCCGGGCGATCGCTTCAGCGAAGAAAAATGAGGGGGAAGGAGACGAACCCCATGTCGACGCGGAGGAAATTGCTAATATTGTGGCTTCTTGGACGGGAATTCCGGTCAATAAGTTGACGGAAACCGAATCTGAGAAGTTGCTGCACATGGAGGATACCTTACATCAGCGCCTCATTGGTCAAGAGGATGCGGTTAAGGCCGTGTCGAGGGCAATTCGTCGTGCTAGAGTGGGGTTAAAGAATCCCAACCGTCCGATCGCTTCTTTTGTGTTCTCTGGGCCTACAGGTGTGGGTAAGACGGAGTTAACTAAGGCATTGGCGGCTTATTTCTTCGGCTCTGAAGATGCGATGATCCGTCTGGATATGTCGGAGTTTATGGAGCGCCATACGGTGTCTAAGTTGATTGGGTCTCCTCCGGGGTATGTAGGGTATAACGAAGGGGGTCAATTAACCGAGGCGGTGCGTCGTCGTCCTTATACGGTGGTGCTATTCGACGAAATCGAAAAGGCTCACCCCGATGTGTTTAACATTCTGTTACAGATTTTAGAAGATGGTCGTCTGACGGATGCTAAGGGTCGGACTGTCGATTTTAAGAATACTCTGTTAATTATGACTTCTAACATCGGGTCTAAGGTCATTGAGAAAGGTGGCGGCGGACTTGGGTTCGAGTTTGAGACTGACCAAGCGGAGGCGCAGTATAATCGGATTCGTTCCTTGGTTAATGAGGAACTCAAGCAATACTTCCGTCCTGAATTCCTCAACCGTCTTGATGAGATTATCGTCTTCCGTCAACTGAACCGGGATGAGGTGACCGATATTGCCGATATTCTGCTCAAAGAGGTGTTTGGCCGCTTGACAGAGAAAGGCATTACCTTGGAAGTAACCCAGAAGTTCAAAGACCGCTTAGTCGAGGAAGGCTATAACCCGGCTTATGGCGCTCGTCCTCTACGTCGTGCGATTATGCGCCTGTTAGAGGATGTGTTGGCTGAGGAAATACTCTCTGGACGAGTTAAGGAAGGCGATACAGCAGTGGCTGATATCGATGAGGAAGGAAAAGTTAAGATTCTTCCTGGTGAAAGACGAGAGTTATTAACTCAAGCCAGTGAATAA
- a CDS encoding Druantia anti-phage system protein DruA has product MNTSSVRNNEFISMREPIITEEDYHFFSIINEKGLEEEAKVLWLDIHQEIRQLVRPVENDEKSHYRNYTLPARLDALRSHQEWLKKNWNKYSNYFADPQDINPKAIRPKLELVQKQFHRDLFRIARLSWSLPYSRGYGRRLNYLIWDDYNNKIIGILGLQSPPLSLPARDKRYYIPLDKEHRAILINLTMDAYCVGALPPYSHLLGGKLAVLAAASKEVREDYQHRYRERRTIMRDRVLSADLVAITTLSAFGHSSIYNRVSKGTYNISDGKNGKRNLWAAISLGSCQGWGTLHFSNSLYTKMKRFHQQLYPEKPVVNFGTGSKIRFLVTNRILKVLGFEKKLLKHNIQREVYVIPHVENLEEILNGSGAEPIYNDQPFNELAAYWKDRYCLKRWESLNFEENQNSMTGRDSLFQSINLIEELDSVVIEKYSH; this is encoded by the coding sequence ATGAATACATCAAGTGTAAGAAATAATGAATTTATTTCAATGAGAGAACCTATTATCACAGAAGAAGATTATCATTTTTTTTCAATTATAAATGAAAAAGGTTTAGAAGAAGAAGCCAAAGTGCTATGGCTTGATATTCATCAAGAGATACGGCAATTAGTTCGTCCAGTTGAGAATGATGAAAAGTCACATTATCGTAACTATACTTTGCCGGCTCGATTAGATGCTTTGAGAAGCCATCAAGAATGGTTAAAAAAAAATTGGAACAAGTATAGTAATTATTTTGCTGATCCTCAAGATATAAATCCTAAAGCTATTCGACCTAAATTAGAATTAGTTCAAAAACAGTTTCATCGAGATCTTTTTCGGATTGCTCGTTTATCTTGGAGTTTGCCCTATAGTCGAGGATATGGGAGAAGATTAAATTATTTAATATGGGATGACTATAATAATAAAATTATAGGTATTCTTGGTCTACAATCGCCTCCTCTTTCTTTGCCTGCTAGAGATAAACGCTATTATATTCCTTTAGATAAAGAACACAGAGCAATATTAATTAATTTGACTATGGATGCTTATTGTGTAGGGGCATTACCTCCATACAGTCATCTCCTCGGTGGCAAATTAGCTGTTTTAGCAGCAGCATCTAAAGAAGTTCGTGAAGATTATCAACACCGCTACCGTGAAAGACGAACAATTATGCGAGATCGCGTCTTAAGTGCCGATTTAGTTGCCATAACTACTTTAAGTGCCTTTGGACATAGTTCTATTTACAATCGTGTAAGTAAAGGAACATATAATATTAGTGATGGAAAAAATGGAAAACGAAATTTATGGGCAGCAATTTCTCTTGGAAGTTGCCAAGGTTGGGGGACGTTACATTTTAGCAATTCACTTTATACAAAAATGAAGAGGTTTCACCAACAATTATATCCTGAAAAACCTGTAGTTAATTTTGGTACAGGCTCTAAAATTAGATTTTTAGTTACTAATAGAATATTAAAAGTTCTGGGTTTTGAAAAGAAACTCTTAAAACATAATATTCAACGAGAAGTTTATGTAATTCCTCATGTAGAAAATCTAGAAGAAATCTTAAACGGTTCTGGAGCAGAGCCAATTTATAACGATCAGCCTTTTAACGAACTAGCTGCCTATTGGAAAGATCGTTACTGTTTAAAAAGATGGGAAAGCTTAAATTTTGAAGAAAACCAAAATAGTATGACCGGTAGAGATAGCCTATTTCAATCTATTAATTTGATTGAAGAGTTGGACTCTGTTGTTATAGAAAAGTATAGTCATTAA
- a CDS encoding cell division protein SepF, with product MLLESISQNNSNLVVFQPQSLDEVTAVLETLRNRQAIVVNLNKLFSSQVQTFIDWVAGGTYAIDGQTIWVGELTFMFVPSNVKVTSQNNKRCLVSFNHNVSKLREFEKVTQGLGRTNSRDKQKS from the coding sequence GTGCTATTAGAATCAATTTCTCAAAACAATTCTAATTTAGTGGTTTTTCAACCTCAATCTCTTGATGAGGTGACGGCAGTTTTAGAAACACTGAGAAACAGACAGGCGATCGTGGTTAATTTAAATAAATTATTCTCTTCACAAGTTCAAACCTTTATTGATTGGGTAGCGGGAGGGACTTATGCTATTGATGGTCAAACAATTTGGGTAGGAGAATTAACGTTTATGTTTGTGCCTTCAAATGTAAAAGTTACTTCACAAAATAATAAAAGATGTCTGGTTTCTTTCAACCATAACGTGAGCAAATTGAGAGAATTTGAAAAAGTTACTCAGGGATTAGGCCGCACTAACTCTAGAGATAAACAAAAATCATAA
- a CDS encoding pentapeptide repeat-containing protein, producing MNRAELLSRYSAGQRDFSNLQLIAVNLKNVNLSGVNFSGSDLRGANLSRCNLTGANLSGVMLTGANLTETNLMYAHLNDVDLTNVNLSHAYLDKAIMPHEKSLISQ from the coding sequence ATGAACCGCGCAGAACTTTTAAGTCGTTACAGCGCAGGGCAAAGAGATTTTAGTAACTTGCAATTAATAGCAGTTAATCTCAAAAATGTAAATCTTAGTGGGGTAAACTTCAGTGGGAGTGATCTTCGGGGAGCTAACCTGAGTCGATGTAATTTAACAGGGGCTAATCTTAGTGGGGTTATGTTGACAGGGGCTAATTTAACTGAGACTAATTTAATGTATGCTCATCTTAATGATGTGGATCTTACTAATGTTAATCTGAGTCATGCTTACTTAGATAAAGCGATTATGCCTCATGAAAAAAGCTTGATTTCTCAATAA
- a CDS encoding WecB/TagA/CpsF family glycosyltransferase, with product MLENSRPFPVLNLPVHLLTDYTGWLLNRLENKQGTHVVTLNAEMAMLAQEDPTVAGIIQKADLVIPDGAGIILYLRWRGQKQKRCPGIELAQSLLLKIEHLREPCPVAFYGGKPGIAEQAANRWQEKIPGLSIMTNHGYLNEQEQQQWLQTLQQKQPKLILVGLGVPRQEFWIQQHRYLCPDSIWIGVGGSFDIWSGAKTRAPGWLRDNNLEWLYRLYQEPWRWRRMLALPQFFWHSLKF from the coding sequence CTGTTAGAGAACTCTAGACCCTTTCCCGTCCTCAATTTACCCGTCCATTTACTCACTGACTACACGGGTTGGTTACTAAACCGTTTGGAGAACAAACAAGGGACTCATGTGGTCACTCTAAATGCAGAAATGGCCATGTTAGCCCAAGAAGACCCCACCGTTGCTGGGATAATTCAAAAAGCCGATTTAGTCATTCCGGATGGGGCGGGAATTATACTTTATCTTCGTTGGCGAGGACAAAAACAAAAACGCTGTCCGGGTATAGAATTGGCTCAATCTCTGCTCTTAAAAATAGAACATCTCAGAGAACCTTGTCCAGTGGCTTTTTATGGGGGGAAACCTGGAATTGCCGAACAAGCGGCCAATCGATGGCAGGAAAAAATTCCTGGACTGTCAATTATGACGAATCACGGTTATCTCAATGAACAGGAGCAACAACAGTGGTTACAAACGTTACAGCAAAAACAACCGAAACTAATCTTAGTCGGTTTAGGAGTTCCTCGTCAGGAATTTTGGATTCAGCAACACCGTTACTTGTGTCCTGATTCTATTTGGATTGGTGTAGGGGGAAGTTTTGATATTTGGTCAGGAGCAAAAACTCGGGCACCGGGATGGCTAAGGGACAATAATTTAGAATGGCTTTACCGGCTTTATCAAGAACCCTGGCGCTGGCGACGAATGTTAGCCTTACCGCAATTTTTTTGGCATTCTTTAAAATTTTAA
- a CDS encoding MoaD/ThiS family protein, producing the protein MTNSLITVKVKLFAAYQEAYGVSELTLEFPPQTPVKAVLDYLLQEHPKLEQWRSVTRFGINFQFVELDTPLKDGDEVVLVPPVSGG; encoded by the coding sequence ATGACTAATTCTTTAATTACAGTAAAGGTTAAATTATTTGCTGCTTATCAAGAAGCTTACGGCGTTTCAGAACTGACCTTAGAATTTCCTCCTCAAACCCCTGTTAAAGCTGTTTTAGATTATTTACTCCAAGAACATCCCAAATTAGAACAATGGCGATCGGTAACTCGTTTTGGGATTAACTTTCAATTTGTCGAGTTAGATACTCCTTTAAAAGATGGGGATGAAGTGGTTTTAGTTCCTCCGGTTAGTGGAGGATAA
- a CDS encoding NAD(P)H-quinone oxidoreductase subunit 4 — protein MTSIQLPWLTAIILLPLCAALAIPFINDKDGKTVRWYALSIGLADFVLMCYAFWYNYDINSTELQLRETYAWIPQIGLNWSVGVDGLSMPLIVLSGLISTLALLASWKVERKPKLFYFLMLLLYSAQMGVFAAQDLLLFFFMWELELVPVYILISIWGGNKRLYAATKFILYTALASIFILVAALGLAFYGDTVTFDMTELGMKQFPLAVEVLAYAGFLIAFGVKLPIFPLHTWLPDAHSEASAPVSMILAGVLLKMGGYGLIRMNIEMLPHAHVKFAPVLVILGVINIVYGALAAFGQTNLKRRLASSSISHMGFVLIGIASFTNLGMNGAVLQMLSHGLIAAALFFLCGSTYERTHTLMMDEMGGLGKAMPKIFALFTAASMASLALPGMSGFVSELTIFLGTATSDVYSSPFKVMVTLLAAVGLIITPIYLLSTLRVVFYGQNNTQLGLEQFKADAKPREIFVTACLLIPIITIGLYPKLMTTTYDVKATEVASKIRAALPVIVQQPTLWDTHFPKTAFVAPQLSDTDG, from the coding sequence ATGACTAGCATCCAACTCCCTTGGCTAACTGCAATTATTCTTCTACCCTTGTGCGCTGCACTTGCTATTCCTTTTATCAATGATAAGGACGGTAAAACGGTTCGCTGGTATGCCTTAAGCATTGGATTAGCAGACTTTGTTTTAATGTGCTATGCCTTTTGGTATAACTATGATATCAACAGCACTGAACTTCAATTAAGAGAAACTTATGCTTGGATTCCTCAAATAGGGCTAAATTGGTCTGTAGGCGTTGACGGTTTATCAATGCCCTTAATTGTTTTATCAGGATTAATTAGCACCCTAGCTTTATTAGCGTCTTGGAAAGTAGAACGCAAACCGAAACTATTTTACTTTCTGATGTTGCTGTTATATAGTGCCCAAATGGGGGTATTTGCGGCGCAAGATTTACTGTTATTCTTTTTCATGTGGGAATTGGAGTTAGTTCCTGTCTATATATTGATTTCTATTTGGGGAGGTAATAAACGCCTCTACGCTGCTACTAAATTTATTCTTTATACTGCTTTAGCTTCTATTTTTATCTTAGTTGCTGCTTTAGGGTTAGCTTTTTATGGCGATACTGTCACCTTTGATATGACAGAGTTAGGGATGAAGCAATTCCCCCTCGCTGTAGAGGTGTTAGCTTATGCAGGTTTCCTGATTGCTTTTGGGGTCAAACTGCCTATCTTTCCTTTACACACATGGCTTCCGGATGCTCACAGTGAAGCCTCTGCTCCTGTATCGATGATTTTAGCCGGTGTGTTATTGAAAATGGGGGGATATGGGCTAATTCGGATGAACATTGAGATGTTACCCCATGCCCATGTTAAGTTTGCTCCTGTGTTGGTGATTTTGGGGGTAATTAATATCGTTTATGGGGCGTTGGCTGCCTTTGGGCAAACCAATTTAAAACGGCGTTTGGCTTCTTCTTCTATCTCTCATATGGGATTTGTCTTAATTGGAATAGCGTCTTTTACCAATTTAGGCATGAATGGGGCAGTCTTACAAATGCTGTCTCACGGGTTAATTGCGGCGGCTTTATTCTTTCTTTGTGGTAGCACCTACGAAAGAACCCATACTTTAATGATGGACGAAATGGGGGGATTAGGGAAAGCCATGCCGAAAATTTTCGCCCTGTTTACGGCGGCTTCAATGGCTTCTTTAGCGTTGCCGGGGATGAGTGGGTTTGTCAGTGAGTTAACGATATTTTTAGGCACTGCGACGAGTGATGTTTATAGTTCTCCTTTCAAGGTGATGGTAACTTTGCTGGCGGCAGTTGGGTTAATTATCACTCCCATTTATCTGTTATCTACCTTACGGGTTGTCTTCTATGGACAAAATAACACCCAGTTGGGTTTAGAGCAATTTAAAGCGGATGCCAAACCGAGAGAAATTTTTGTTACTGCTTGTTTGTTAATTCCCATTATTACTATTGGGTTATATCCTAAACTGATGACGACGACTTACGATGTCAAAGCAACAGAAGTCGCCTCTAAGATTCGTGCGGCTTTACCGGTTATCGTACAACAGCCTACCCTTTGGGATACTCATTTCCCTAAAACGGCTTTTGTCGCGCCTCAACTCTCAGATACGGATGGCTAA
- a CDS encoding ATP-binding protein, with translation MNSKQNFSKNIISDEILEFFPERKIPQPRQINFVVDTKIEEEQKVYLVELDINFEARVGDLLEANDSRTNRTYLIMVSDIGYAYPHKAEHAEMLDLLRRRSDKEVDDATFRSLCKNLAVCTLLGEIIKGEITERGYRPSKYTTTVVRANNETEKLMANEWQEGVLIGSLRVGRETRKNIPVNFSTSEFVGKRVLIVGQTGKGKSTLMRQLLDGHLKSMMSNQEKRKVGYLVDDFKMEYSFDITNQAGKTVPGLVTKLGKVAQEKLVILTCNPNLYSQHKDQVKDIVKLQIPLETLSLSVFCDLANLTEAQTNVVRLVEESRKATSAQFFEDILAVDEYGMPNILLWGQKYGPVFYSDKGKAKIKKGQEIETESDIDNNLRGRLHYIRRAVIRLLNMPFITKNKNSGDCTGKLLEYLKEGCTVIVDKNHLEDHQQEMLTVLLLYQLFRHNQKLASGKQEERAKMIPVVVAVEEAQYLLSKDKVADPESIFAKIAFTGRSYQIGLLAITQRPQAIQKELLGQFDGFFVLPLEHANDFRHLADACPILSSYRNDLASAPVGGAVLAYGSPKKVVSVQINDYTFL, from the coding sequence ATGAACTCTAAACAAAATTTCTCAAAAAACATCATTTCAGATGAAATTTTAGAATTTTTTCCTGAAAGAAAAATTCCACAGCCTAGACAAATTAACTTTGTAGTAGATACAAAAATTGAAGAGGAGCAAAAGGTTTATTTAGTGGAATTAGATATCAATTTTGAGGCTCGTGTTGGAGATTTACTTGAAGCTAACGATTCTCGAACAAACCGTACATATTTAATAATGGTTTCTGATATTGGCTATGCTTATCCTCATAAAGCAGAACACGCAGAAATGCTAGATTTATTGCGTCGTCGTTCAGATAAAGAAGTTGATGATGCAACTTTCCGATCTCTTTGTAAAAATTTAGCTGTTTGTACACTTTTAGGAGAAATTATAAAGGGAGAAATTACCGAAAGAGGTTATCGACCGAGCAAATATACTACCACCGTAGTCAGAGCTAACAATGAGACAGAAAAGTTAATGGCTAATGAATGGCAAGAAGGGGTACTTATTGGTTCTCTTCGAGTGGGAAGAGAGACAAGAAAAAATATTCCTGTCAATTTTTCTACATCGGAATTTGTTGGGAAAAGAGTTTTAATTGTTGGTCAAACAGGTAAAGGGAAATCAACCTTAATGCGTCAACTTCTTGATGGACATCTGAAGAGCATGATGTCAAATCAAGAAAAGCGTAAAGTTGGCTATCTTGTAGATGATTTTAAAATGGAGTATTCTTTTGATATTACTAATCAAGCCGGTAAAACTGTTCCTGGGTTAGTGACTAAATTAGGTAAAGTTGCTCAAGAAAAATTAGTCATTTTAACTTGTAATCCTAATTTATACTCTCAACATAAAGATCAAGTTAAAGATATTGTAAAATTGCAAATTCCTCTTGAAACTCTTTCCCTTTCAGTCTTCTGTGACTTAGCAAATTTGACCGAAGCTCAAACTAATGTGGTTAGGCTAGTAGAAGAAAGTCGCAAAGCAACTTCAGCGCAATTTTTTGAAGATATTTTAGCTGTTGATGAGTATGGAATGCCCAATATATTGCTCTGGGGTCAAAAGTATGGGCCAGTTTTTTACAGTGACAAAGGTAAGGCAAAAATAAAGAAAGGTCAAGAGATAGAAACAGAAAGTGATATTGATAATAATTTGAGAGGAAGATTGCACTATATCCGTCGTGCAGTTATTCGACTTCTCAATATGCCGTTCATCACTAAAAACAAAAATAGTGGAGATTGTACAGGTAAACTTTTAGAATATTTAAAAGAAGGTTGTACGGTTATTGTTGATAAAAACCATTTAGAGGATCATCAACAGGAAATGTTAACCGTACTTTTACTATATCAACTATTTCGCCATAACCAAAAACTGGCCAGTGGAAAACAAGAGGAGCGTGCAAAAATGATTCCGGTAGTAGTTGCTGTTGAAGAAGCACAATATCTTTTATCTAAAGATAAAGTAGCAGATCCTGAGTCAATTTTTGCCAAAATCGCCTTTACTGGACGAAGCTATCAAATTGGGTTACTAGCTATTACTCAGCGCCCTCAAGCCATTCAAAAAGAGTTATTGGGACAGTTTGATGGGTTTTTCGTTCTTCCATTAGAACACGCTAATGATTTTCGCCATCTTGCTGATGCTTGTCCCATACTATCAAGCTATAGAAATGATCTAGCCTCTGCTCCTGTTGGTGGTGCTGTGCTTGCTTATGGTTCTCCCAAAAAGGTTGTGTCAGTTCAAATTAATGACTATACTTTTCTATAA
- a CDS encoding GNAT family N-acetyltransferase yields the protein MNSCFLYSLFPYEEKKTEEKISTSSAVVRPARSSDLKKVAEVLTLCFHPPQVLFSWLYPLLKLGVYEDLRARLRSASPHYQCFVACHQVITSTSTKEQEEIIGTVEISLRSEWPGTPPTAYISNLAVSSHCRRQGIARKLLLKCEQIALEWGFKELYLHVLEDNHVAKQLYLSSGYQLHRIDFNLNSWLFGSPRRLCLIKKLTHTEVETTATLKT from the coding sequence GTGAACTCCTGCTTTTTGTATTCATTATTTCCCTATGAGGAAAAGAAGACTGAAGAAAAAATAAGCACTTCTTCGGCTGTTGTTCGCCCTGCTCGTTCAAGCGATTTAAAAAAAGTAGCTGAAGTTCTTACCCTCTGTTTTCATCCTCCTCAAGTCCTGTTTTCTTGGCTTTATCCTCTACTCAAATTAGGGGTGTATGAAGATCTTCGCGCTCGTTTGCGTTCAGCATCCCCTCATTATCAGTGTTTCGTGGCTTGTCATCAAGTCATCACATCAACATCCACAAAAGAGCAAGAGGAAATCATCGGAACTGTAGAAATTTCTCTGCGTTCAGAATGGCCAGGTACGCCACCCACTGCTTATATTTCTAATTTAGCTGTGAGTTCCCATTGTCGTCGCCAAGGAATTGCGCGAAAATTGTTACTAAAATGTGAACAAATAGCTTTAGAATGGGGTTTTAAAGAACTGTATCTTCATGTTTTAGAAGATAATCATGTTGCCAAACAACTCTATTTAAGCAGTGGATATCAACTCCATAGAATTGATTTTAATTTGAATAGCTGGTTGTTTGGAAGTCCAAGACGCTTGTGTTTAATTAAAAAATTAACTCATACTGAAGTTGAAACTACAGCGACCTTAAAAACTTAA